The Hymenobacter sp. DG01 sequence GTGCCGGGCGTGCCAGGAAACACCTCGAACAGCGTGCGCCCCAGCAGCTGCGCCCGCGTCAGGCCAAAAATGTCCAGGTAAGTGTCGCTGGCGGCAGCGACGTGCAGCGTGGGCGTGAGCAAAACGCACGCAGCCGGCAGGCTGGCCACGACCTCGGGCAGACTCCAGGCGCCGGGAAGAGCGATGGGAGGCGGGCAAGAGGAATTGGTGCCCGAGTCCGGAAGTGGTGAAGCCATAGCGTACGTGTAGTAGCACGAGACGTGCAATTAGTCTCGAATATAATGCTAATGGCTGGCAACGTCAGGCATTGTAACATGGTTCGTCCTGCCACCCGGAGTAGGATTTCAAAAGTCGCGGGAAGCATCGTGGAAGGTGGCTACAACGTCCTGCTCCCAATCGTTCAGGCGACTGATCAAACGTAAGTAGTGTGGATGCTGACTAGTAGCGCGGTCAGCTGCATAGTCCCAGAGAGCGAGAGTACTTCGCCCTTTCTTCCTGCCTTTTAGGGCGGTACTCGCTCCCCGGTACGCGGAAGAAGAGTTTCTCCATGCCAGTGAGCAATAATGCTAAGGGCGCACCAACCTTGTTTATCGGCCCCGAAATGAATGGGGGTGAAAGTGGACACGAATGTTGCGTGTAGACGACAGGTCTCTTTGTCATCAGTCACTAGCGGAACGTGTACCAGTTTGCGTACCACTATAACTATAGTTTCCGGCTGATGGATCAAGGCCTAGAATAGTCTAAAAACGAAGAAGCCCGCCGGATGTCGGCGGGCTTCTTCAACTTGAGCGCTCCCTCCTGGGCTCGAACCAGGGACCCTCTGATTAACAGTCAGATGCTCTAACCGGCTGAGCTAAGGAAGCGGTTATGGCGGCGTCTTTTTCGCCGTTGCTGGTGCAATATTAGAGCAAAGTTTTCGAACGTGCAAACATGGTTTTCGAAAAAAATCAGAAAAAACAGTTAGTTCGTGATTGTCAGGGTATTGCCGGAAAGGGCAGTATTGTATTGGCGGAGCGGACGGGTGGCAGGGCCGGCTTGTGGCTGTCCCTGCAGGCTAAACTGCGACTGGCAGCACGGATCATAAAGCCGCAAAAATGGATCAATTTTAAGCCGGGCGCAGGTGTCGAGGGGTTGGTAGGGGCAGTTGCGGTCGAAGGCGAGGTAGCTGTTGGCATTCTGCCGAACGATAATCAGGCCCCGGACTCCGCCCTTGTGGTACACCGCCCCATTATCGAAGCGCAGGTTGCTGTTCTGCTGGTCGGTGAGGAAGAGGATTTCGTTGACGGCAGCCAGCGGAATCTGCGGCTGCCCATCATTGGAAGAGGAGTTGCAGCCTGCAAGTAGGGTAGCAGCTGAACCGCAAAACAGCATCAGCACGAAGAAAAGGGAAAAGCGCATAGGGTTGGGGCAGAAGCAGGGGGTAAGGAAACTGCCCTCAGGGATGGTAATGCAGCTTACCAGCTTGAGGAACCATGTCCGGAAAGCAGTCAGAAGCACAGTAGTTTCCTGGAGTTGCTATAAACGTCAACTCCCACCTGCGTGGTACGCAAATGGGAGTTGAGGTGCTATCATTGGGGTAGCAGATCTACTGGGCGCTTTCAAACTGCCGCAGGAAGCGGGCGTCGTTTTCCGTGAACAAGCGCAAATCTTTGATCTGGTATTTGAGCATGGTAATACGCTCAATCCCCATGCCCCAGGCGTAGCCGGAGTAGCGCTCGGGGTCAATGCCGGACTGCTCCAGCACGGCGGGGTCCACCATGCCGCAGCCCCCGATTTCTACCCAGCCGGTTTGTTTGCAGATGTTGCAGCCCGTGCCCTTGCAGATCAGGCAGGTAATGTCAATTTCGGCCGAGGGCTCGGTGAAGGGGAAAAAGGAGGGACGGAACCGCACCTGCATATCCTGCCCGAAAAGCTCCTGCACGAAGTAGTAGACTGTTTGCTTCAGGTCGGCGAAGCTCACGTTCTCATCCACGAACAGGGCCTCCACCTGATGAAACATCATGTGGGCGCGGGCCGAAATAGCCTCGTTGCGGTACACGCGGCCCGGCATGATGCTGCGGATGGGCGGCTTTTGGGTTTGCATCACGCGCACCTGCACCGGGCTAGTATGCGTGCGCAGTACCCACTCCTGCTCCCCGGGCGTGCGGCGCACAAAGAACGTGTCCTGCATGTCGCGAGCCGGGTGGTTCTCGGGGAAGTTCAGGGCCGTGAAGTTGTGCCAGTCGTCCTCGATTTCCGGGCCTTCCTCTACATTGAAGCCAATACGGGCCAGAATCCGCACGATTTCCTCGCGCACCAAACTCAGGGGATGGCGCGTGCCCAAGGCATTCGGGATGGTAGGCAGGGTGTAGTCGAAGGTGGGGTCGGCGGGGGCGTTGGCCGCGGCAGCTTCCAGTTCCTGCTGGCGCTGCTCGAAGCGGGCCAGAGCGGCTTGCTTCAGCTGGTTCAGCTCCTGCCCAACGGCCCGGCGGTCTTCCTGCGGAACGGTTTTCAACTGGTCGAAGAGGTCGGCCAGCTGGCCCTTACGGCCGGTATAGGCAATCCGGAACTGGTCGAGTTGTTCCGCGGTGGTAAGGTCGTAGGCGTCGATTTCGGCGCGCAGCCGCGCGATGTTATCCTGCATCATAAGGCAAAGGTAACTTGATTGGGGCTAGATGCTTAGGGATTGAAGTGGGGTGCGTACAAGTATATGAATGTCAATAATATAAGATTTGAAAAATGCGAAATTTTACCAGTGGTCATCGTTGTGGGCAGCCTACGGTCAAAACTGGTACGGTTGCTGTAAATACCGATAGCACAAGCGGCAACTAAGGCTGAACGTGGGGCGCCACCCGTTAGCCAGCTGGCTGCAGGTCCGGCCAGAGCCGGGTATGGTATTCACCTCTTTGATCTGCCTTTCCGATGAAACGCTTACTTCTCTCCGCTGCCGTAGCAGTGGCCCTCTTCGGTGCGTCCGAAGCTCAGGCTCAAACCAAAGCCAAACCCGGTAAAACGGCCATCACCAGCGTAGCTCCCGCCGCGGAACCCGAGTGGCCGGCCCTGGAAACCTGGAACGAGCCCGCTACCCCCGCGCCTACCAGCAACGGCTGGGAAACCGCCGCCGCTCCGGATGATGACCCCATGATGCGCTCCTCGGGGGTAATGGTGGCGCCCGGCATGAGCTCCTCGCCCTACCGTGGTACCAGTACCGATTACAATGGCCGGCCGGTAGCCAAGGCCAAATCGAAGCGGCCCCGCTCCGTGGACGTAGCCCAGAACGACGACCCCATGATGCGTTCTTCGGGCGTGATGCTGGCCCCGGGCATGAACACTGCTCCCTACCGGGGCACCAGCACCGACTATAATGGCCGCCCTCTGCGTAAGCCGGCCGCCACTACGGCATCGGCGCAGGCCGATGTAGCCGATGAGCCAATGGCTGCGGGCTGGTAGGACTGCAAACATTATTTGAGCAGTGCCGGAGTGCAAACAGCCCGGGCGGTATAGCCGTTGCCGGGCTGTTGCCGTATGCAGGAGGGCGCATGGTAAACCGCTGAACCCCTTACTACTCCTGTAATGAAAGCACGACTCCTACCCCTGATGCTGCTGGGAATGGCCTGCCTGCTAACCGAGGTGCCGGCCCTGGGCCAGACCAAGCCCGCTACCCGTACCAAGGCTGCCTACCATCGGACCTCCAACCCGCGCGCCCGGGCCCGCGCCGGGGCCTACGCCCGCTACGACCGCAGCGGCCGGCGCGACGAGGAAAACCTGAAGCTGGCGCCCGGCTTGCGGCTGAACATGCCCAGCCCGCCCACCACCGACTACATGGGGCGTCCTCTCAAGAAAAAACCCGCTAAAAAACCCACCGGGCCTTCCACTATTTCATCGGGTGAGCCTAAGCGGGCCGTTAGCCGGCCCTGAGGGTAGGGCAGCCCGGAATCAGTTTCACAGTTATTAGAAAGACTATGTGACGAGGACGGCGCAAAATCCAGTAATTCCGGTCCGGGAAGGAACTTCCTGAAAAACGTCACGTTAGGGCAAAAAGTGAGGCGGGGGTTTCGGGCCCGCGCGGGGTGCCGTACCTTTGCGGTAAGAATCTGCTTTTATCTTTCTTATGACTCGTCAATTCTTCCCACTGTTGCTGCTTGGCGGCGTACTGCTGGCCGCACCAGCCGTAGCCCAGAAAAAGTCGTCCGACGGCTGGGATACCTCTTCCGATGGCTGGGGAGCTCCCGCGAAAAAGGCGGCTCCGGCCAAGAAATCAACACCGACTAAGGCTGCGGTAGCAGCTCCGGCTGCTGCGCCCGCGGCTACCCCGGCCCCTACCGCTACGGCTGCTCCGGCTTCGGGTAGCGGCGACTGGGGCGGGGCTTCGGGCGGGGCTGCTGCCATGGGCCCGGCTTCTGAGCCTCAGCCGATTGGAGCTAGCCTGGCTCCTGGCTTTTCCGCGGCTCCCTCGCGGCGCGTAACCACCGACTACCGGGGCCGCCCCCTGAAGCCGTATGTGCGTCGCACCGTACGTGCTTCTGACCCCGCGCCGATGGCCCCGGCTCCGGCCCCTATTATTCCGGCTCCTGAGCCCGAGCCCGCTCCCGTAGCGGCCACTCCGGCCCCAGCGGCGCCCAAAGCCAGCGCCGCTGGCGCGGCAGCAGGCACCAAAAGCGGCGGCGCTGCTGCCACTACCAAAAAAGCAGCCGCCCCAGTGAAAAAAGCTGCTCCCAAGAAAAAAGCTGATGATGGCTGGGGCAGCGGCGGCAGCGGCTGGTAAGCCCACCGTCCCTCCCATCCGATTCGGTTTAAAACAGCACAGCCCGCCTGAAGTATCAGGCGGGCTGTGCTGTTTTAGGTTAGAAAGGCAGCTACTGAGCCACTGCTGCCAGTACTGGTTCTGAGGCGGGTGCGGCAGCCGCTTCCTGGGCGCGGTAGTACAGGGTGCTGCAGTTATCGGGGCGCAGCACTTCGCGGGCGGCGGCCTGCACCTGGGCCGGGGTAATGGCCTGCACCCGGGCGCTTTCCTGATTCACGAGGTCAGCGTTGCCGAGCAGCTTGCTGAAGGCCAGATTCATGGCCCGGTTCAGCAGCTCAATCTCGCTGAAAACGATGCTGGCCTCGGCCTGGTTTTTAACTTTTTCCAGCTCGTCGGCTTCCAGCTCCGAGGTCAGGAACTCAGCCACCACGGCTTCCACAGCCGCGTCGGCTTCTTCCAGGGTAACCCCAACGTTCAGCTTACCGCTGACCACCAGCAGGCCCGGCTCGAAGGAGCCCATTACGGAGGCCGAAACGGAGTTGAACAGGGGCGTCTCCTTCACCAGTCGTTGGTACAGCCGCGACGATTTACCCCGTCCCAGCACGTCGCCCAGCAGGTCGGCGGCGTAGTAGCCCTCGTCGGCGCGGCCGGGCATGTGGTACACTTTATACAGGGCCGAGAGGGGCACATCGGCGGTTACTTCCAGGAAACGGGCTTCGGTTTGGCGCGGCTCCTGGGGTAGGCGCCGCTCGTAGCGGGTGCCGCCCGGAATGGGCCCGAACCACTTCTCGGCCAGGCGCCGGGCCTCAGCCACGGTCACGTCGCCGGCTACTACCAGAATGGCGTTGGCGGGCGAGTAGTGCTTGGCGAAAAAGTCGCGCACCTGCTGCATGGTGGCGTTTTCGATGTGGCTGACTTCCTTGCCGATAGTAGCCCACTGGTAGGGGTGGTGCTGGTAGGCCAGGGGCCGCAGCTTCAGCCACACGTCGCCGTAGGGCTGGTTGAGGTAGTTCTGCTTGAATTCCTCTACTACCACCTTGCGCTGCACCTCCAGGCCCTGCTCCGAGAAAGCCAGGTTCAGCATGCGGTCTGACTCCAGCCAGAAGCCGGTTTCGAGGTTGGCGGCGGGTAGGGTGAGGTAGTAGTTGGTGATGTCGGGGGAGGTGAAGGCGTTGTTCTCGCCGCCCACCAGCTGCAGGGGCTCGTCGTAGCTGGGGATGTTCACGGAGCCCGAAAACATCAGGTGCTCAAACAGGTGGGCAAAACCGGTGTGGGCGGGGTCTTCGTCGCGGGAGCCTACGTTGTAGAGCACGTTGAGCACCGCCATGGGCGTGCTGTGGTCTTCGTGCACGATGCAGCGCAGGCCGTTATCGAGGGTAAATTCTTCGAAATGAATCATAGGAAAAGGCAGGGAAGTAGGCCCCAACGGGGCAGTAAGATAAACAACCAGCCGCCCAAAACAGAAGTTTCGGGCGGCTGGCTGGGAAAGACCGGCGACGTACCGGGGTAGCCCCTTGGGCGCCTACAGGGTAGCCCGCAGGCCCACTAACAAGGTACGGGCCGTGGGGTAGGCCCCGGCATCGAGGCCGGCCTGCTGGTTGTCGGAGCCGGCGGAGCTGACGTTGGGGTCGTAGCCACGATATTTGCTAATTACCAGTAGGTTGTGTGCGCCCAGCCAGACCCGCACGCTGCGTGTTTCCCGCTCCCATACCTTATAGCTGAGCGTCAGGGCCGACAGCCGCGCGTGGTTGCCCGACTGCAGCGTGTAGTTGCTGAAAGCCGACACCTCGGAGCCGGCCGCGGGCACCTCGGCCGCTGGGTTGGCGGGCGTCCAGCGGGCGCGTATCCGCCCGGAGGCGTTGTTGTAGCCATTGGGGTCGTCGAGGTAAAGCAGGGCGGTATTCTGCACCTGGTAGCCCAGCATGGCATCGGCCTGCAGCTGGGCCTCCAGGCGGCCGAGCGTAAGCCGCTGGCTAAAGCTGAGCAGCTGCCGGGGCAGGCCACTGCCCAGCGGCTGGCGGTCCTGAAAATCGAGCTGGCCGTTGCCGTTGACATCCTCGTAGCGGAAGCTGCCATTGGCATCCAGGCCCTGGGTGCGGTAGCCGTAGAAGGTGCTCAGGGGCTGGCCGTCGAGGGTGCGCTGGTGGGTGAAAAAGTAAGCGGAAGTGCCTTGCTCGTAGCGGTTGCGGTTGGTAGCCGTCACCAGCCGGCTCACGCCCTGCAGCTTACCCGCTGTCCATATTCCTTGTAGCGTCAGCTCCAGACCCGAGTTGCGCAGGTAGTCATTGGGAGCAGGATCGTTCCAGCTCAGAAGGCCGGGTGCCCGACCCGTGCTGGCGGTGCGGCGCTTGTAGGCCTGGGCCGTTACGGTCAGGTGGTTGTTTAGGAGCCCGGCTTCAATCCCCACATCAATCTGCTGACTTTGCTCGGGTAGGAAAAGCGGGATTTGCTGGCTGCCGTTGCCCTGGCCGGGCACGAAAATCTGCAGGGAGTTGCGGCCCTGGTTGCCGGCGCCGGAGCTGCGCCCCCAGCCGGCCCATACATCCAGCCGGGCGGGCGCCGTGGCCCAGAACTTCTCCTTGGCCACGTGCCAGCGCACCTGCGCGCCCGGCAGCCAGTCCCAGCGGTCCTGGGAGGCAAACGTGCTGGAGCCGTCGCGGCGCAGGGTGCCCTGCACCTGGTAGCGCTCATCAAAAGTGTAGCTGCCCGTAAGCTGGTAGAAGCTCAGGGTAGCCTTCGACATGCTGGTGCTACTCCCGCGGTTGCCACCCGCCGTAGAGCCAGGGATGTAGCTGAACTGCTCGGCTGTAAACTCGCGGTACTGCTGCATGCTTTCCAGGCTGGCCGCTACGGCGTGCCGCTCACCGCCAATGGTGCGGGCGTAGCGCAGGGCCGGGTTGGCTATCCATTGGCGGTACGTGAACGTGAGGGAGCCATTTTCGCCGGCCGGAAAGTTGCTGAAAGCCGGCTGGTAGGAGCGGCTGCGCAGGGTAGCCCGCTCCAGATTGGCGCGCACATCCAGCGTAAGGCCCGTCACCAGCTCGTAGCGCGCCCCTGCCTGGGCCAGAAGCCGCTGCTGCTCGGGCGACTGGAAGCTTTGCCGGGCCTGGTCCACGGGGTTCACGTAGTAGCCGGGGTTGGGGTTGTCGGCCAGCGCCTGGGTAGGCGGGGCGAGCAGGGCGCTTTGCAGCGCGTAATAGTTTGGAATGCGCTGGGAGGTCTGGCTGAAGCTGCCG is a genomic window containing:
- a CDS encoding PAS domain-containing protein, coding for MASPLPDSGTNSSCPPPIALPGAWSLPEVVASLPAACVLLTPTLHVAAASDTYLDIFGLTRAQLLGRTLFEVFPGTPGTPAGLFAAGAGHGGAAPHGRAALQRA
- a CDS encoding SusC/RagA family TonB-linked outer membrane protein produces the protein MSVGFGVSVKSYDFTSYLPLQEQLRQVAGVQATPYSGAPGAQVAVHIRGAASLSSNAQPLYVVDGMPVFQNTFRLGTRNSPGGVVPAEVQELDNNPLLSIPQEDIEQVEILKGAYETALYGSQGLNGVIRITTRRGKVGKPRLSYSGYGGVQRARTHYDLLDAREYATLRNEVSQRIGRPLEYSPAQLAALGAGTDWQNELLRTAAVQEHHLGLSGGTAATRYYAGADYLGQEGVMLNSRLRRYAARAALNQQIGRRLRLDATGSFSQTSQRIPNYYALQSALLAPPTQALADNPNPGYYVNPVDQARQSFQSPEQQRLLAQAGARYELVTGLTLDVRANLERATLRSRSYQPAFSNFPAGENGSLTFTYRQWIANPALRYARTIGGERHAVAASLESMQQYREFTAEQFSYIPGSTAGGNRGSSTSMSKATLSFYQLTGSYTFDERYQVQGTLRRDGSSTFASQDRWDWLPGAQVRWHVAKEKFWATAPARLDVWAGWGRSSGAGNQGRNSLQIFVPGQGNGSQQIPLFLPEQSQQIDVGIEAGLLNNHLTVTAQAYKRRTASTGRAPGLLSWNDPAPNDYLRNSGLELTLQGIWTAGKLQGVSRLVTATNRNRYEQGTSAYFFTHQRTLDGQPLSTFYGYRTQGLDANGSFRYEDVNGNGQLDFQDRQPLGSGLPRQLLSFSQRLTLGRLEAQLQADAMLGYQVQNTALLYLDDPNGYNNASGRIRARWTPANPAAEVPAAGSEVSAFSNYTLQSGNHARLSALTLSYKVWERETRSVRVWLGAHNLLVISKYRGYDPNVSSAGSDNQQAGLDAGAYPTARTLLVGLRATL
- a CDS encoding pitrilysin family protein — translated: MIHFEEFTLDNGLRCIVHEDHSTPMAVLNVLYNVGSRDEDPAHTGFAHLFEHLMFSGSVNIPSYDEPLQLVGGENNAFTSPDITNYYLTLPAANLETGFWLESDRMLNLAFSEQGLEVQRKVVVEEFKQNYLNQPYGDVWLKLRPLAYQHHPYQWATIGKEVSHIENATMQQVRDFFAKHYSPANAILVVAGDVTVAEARRLAEKWFGPIPGGTRYERRLPQEPRQTEARFLEVTADVPLSALYKVYHMPGRADEGYYAADLLGDVLGRGKSSRLYQRLVKETPLFNSVSASVMGSFEPGLLVVSGKLNVGVTLEEADAAVEAVVAEFLTSELEADELEKVKNQAEASIVFSEIELLNRAMNLAFSKLLGNADLVNQESARVQAITPAQVQAAAREVLRPDNCSTLYYRAQEAAAAPASEPVLAAVAQ
- the pheS gene encoding phenylalanine--tRNA ligase subunit alpha, producing the protein MQDNIARLRAEIDAYDLTTAEQLDQFRIAYTGRKGQLADLFDQLKTVPQEDRRAVGQELNQLKQAALARFEQRQQELEAAAANAPADPTFDYTLPTIPNALGTRHPLSLVREEIVRILARIGFNVEEGPEIEDDWHNFTALNFPENHPARDMQDTFFVRRTPGEQEWVLRTHTSPVQVRVMQTQKPPIRSIMPGRVYRNEAISARAHMMFHQVEALFVDENVSFADLKQTVYYFVQELFGQDMQVRFRPSFFPFTEPSAEIDITCLICKGTGCNICKQTGWVEIGGCGMVDPAVLEQSGIDPERYSGYAWGMGIERITMLKYQIKDLRLFTENDARFLRQFESAQ